The window GCCGCGCCGCTCCACGCGTCTCCAGTGGTGATGGCCAGTGCCATCATCGTCTGCGTCACGCCACACGGAATCAGTACTGTGAGCGCCCCGAGAAACGCCGGCGTGACTGCGTCTCCTCGCCGCTTCGAGCGCTGACGAATGAAGCGCGTCACTGCTTTGGGAGGCTCCACCGCGAAGACCCGGAAAACAGGGTGGACGTCCAGCAGCCGCAGGGCGTTGCCGATCATGAACACGCCCACCGCAAGTTGCAGGGCGCCCTGCATCGTGGGCGTCAGCGCCAGAAACGAAGCCAGGGCGCCCAGCAAGGCGCCGAGCAGCGTGTAAGCAACCAGTTTGGCCAGCAGGAACAACACGATAGGTTCGGCCGTTACCCCGCGGCGGGTTGACTCCCGCTGGTCCTGCTCTACACGCTGCGCCATGGACGTGGTGAGCAGGCCACCCTGCACGGCCAGACAACTCAGGCCACCAGCAGTGAGTCCTGTGATGAAAGGCACAACGACATCAATCACTTGAACTCCTGAATACGAATGAAGCGGAAGGGCAGCGGCCGAACAGCCAGACACAGGCGGCAGGAACGGCC of the Deinococcus arcticus genome contains:
- a CDS encoding sulfite exporter TauE/SafE family protein; translated protein: MIDVVVPFITGLTAGGLSCLAVQGGLLTTSMAQRVEQDQRESTRRGVTAEPIVLFLLAKLVAYTLLGALLGALASFLALTPTMQGALQLAVGVFMIGNALRLLDVHPVFRVFAVEPPKAVTRFIRQRSKRRGDAVTPAFLGALTVLIPCGVTQTMMALAITTGDAWSGAAVMFAFTLGASPLFFTLAYLATRLGQGLERLFLQVVAGVSLVLGAYALKGALALLGTLGSLQAGAVTSTPTHLLPATDTLELQAADRGYVPTVLYAKAGVPVTLTLVTQSPSGCARAFTIPRLGVREVLPETGRVVVHLPPQHPGTLSFACSMGMYRGQIQFQ